One Mycobacterium kubicae genomic window carries:
- a CDS encoding ACP S-malonyltransferase, which produces MIALLAPGQGSQTEGMLSPWLELPGAADRIAAWSKASGLDLARLGTSASIEEITDTAVAQPLIVAATLLAHGELTKRGLLADQEVIAAGHSVGEIAAYAIAGVLAADDAVALAATRGAEMAKACALEPTGMSAVLGGDEGEVLTRLEQLDLVPANRNAAGQIVAAGRLTALDKLAEDPPAKARVRALSVAGAFHTQFMAPALEGYGAAATNIATAEPTATLLSNRDGKPVASAAAAMQTLVAQLTQPVRWDLCTATLREHNVTAIVEFPPAGTLTGIAKRELRGVPTRAVKSPADLDELANL; this is translated from the coding sequence GTGATTGCGTTGCTTGCACCCGGACAGGGTTCCCAGACCGAGGGGATGCTGTCGCCGTGGCTGGAACTGCCCGGCGCAGCAGACCGGATTGCGGCGTGGTCCAAGGCTAGCGGCCTGGACTTGGCCCGGTTGGGCACCAGCGCGTCGATCGAGGAGATCACCGACACCGCGGTCGCCCAGCCGTTGATTGTCGCGGCCACGCTGCTGGCTCACGGTGAGCTGACCAAGCGGGGGCTGCTGGCCGATCAGGAAGTCATTGCCGCCGGTCACTCCGTCGGCGAGATCGCGGCCTACGCGATCGCCGGCGTACTGGCGGCCGACGACGCCGTTGCACTGGCCGCCACCCGCGGCGCCGAGATGGCCAAGGCCTGCGCGCTCGAACCCACCGGGATGTCCGCGGTGCTCGGCGGTGACGAGGGCGAGGTGCTGACCCGCCTCGAGCAGCTCGACCTGGTGCCGGCCAACCGCAACGCCGCCGGTCAAATCGTCGCCGCCGGCCGGCTCACCGCGCTGGACAAGCTCGCCGAAGACCCGCCGGCCAAAGCCCGGGTCCGGGCACTGAGCGTGGCCGGGGCGTTCCACACCCAGTTCATGGCTCCCGCGCTGGAAGGCTATGGCGCCGCCGCGACCAACATCGCGACCGCCGAGCCCACCGCCACGCTGCTGTCCAACCGGGACGGAAAGCCGGTGGCGTCAGCCGCAGCGGCCATGCAGACGCTGGTCGCGCAACTCACCCAGCCGGTGCGCTGGGACCTGTGCACTGCGACCCTGCGCGAGCACAATGTCACGGCGATCGTCGAGTTCCCGCCCGCGGGCACCCTGACCGGTATCGCCAAACGCGAACTTCGGGGGGTTCCGACGCGCGCCGTCAAGTCACCCGCAGACCTGGACGAGTTGGCGAACTTGTAA
- the acpM gene encoding meromycolate extension acyl carrier protein AcpM gives MAVSQEEIIAGIAEIIEEVTGIEPSEVTPEKSFVDDLDIDSLSMVEIAVQTEDKYGVKIPDEDLAGLRTVGDVVAYIQKLEEENPEAAQALRAKIESENPDAVANVQARLEAESK, from the coding sequence GTGGCCGTCAGTCAAGAAGAAATCATCGCCGGTATCGCCGAGATCATCGAAGAGGTCACCGGTATCGAGCCGTCGGAGGTCACCCCGGAGAAGTCGTTCGTCGACGACCTGGACATCGACTCGCTGTCGATGGTTGAGATCGCTGTTCAGACCGAGGACAAGTACGGCGTCAAGATCCCGGACGAGGACCTCGCTGGTCTGCGCACCGTCGGTGACGTCGTCGCCTACATCCAGAAGCTCGAGGAAGAGAACCCCGAGGCTGCTCAGGCTCTGCGCGCCAAGATCGAGTCGGAAAACCCCGACGCGGTTGCCAACGTCCAGGCGAGGCTCGAAGCGGAGAGCAAGTGA
- the kasA gene encoding 3-oxoacyl-ACP synthase KasA — MTKPSTANGGYPNVVVTAVTATTSIAPDVEGTWKGLLAGESGIHVLEDEYITKWDLPVKIGGHLKEPIDNHMGRLDMRRMSYVQRMAKHLSGQLWDSAGNPEVDPDRFSVVVGTGLGGAERVIESYDLMNEGGPRKVSPLAVQMIMPNGAAAVVGLQLGARAGVITPVSACSSGSEAIAHAWRQIVMGDAEIAVCGGVEGPIEALPIAAFSMMRAMSTRNEEPERASRPFDKDRDGFVFGEAGALMVIETEEHAKARGAKPLARLMGAGITSDAFHMVAPAADGVRAGRAMTRALELAGLSPKDVDHVNAHGTATPIGDTAEANAIRVAGCERAAVYAPKSALGHSIGAVGALESVLTVLSLRDGVIPPTLNYETPDPEIDLDVVAGEPRYGEYQYAINNSFGFGGHNVALAFGRY, encoded by the coding sequence GTGACCAAGCCTTCCACTGCTAACGGCGGTTACCCCAATGTCGTGGTAACCGCCGTCACGGCGACGACGTCGATCGCGCCGGACGTCGAGGGCACGTGGAAGGGTTTGCTGGCCGGCGAAAGCGGCATCCACGTCCTAGAAGACGAATACATCACCAAGTGGGACCTGCCGGTCAAGATCGGTGGCCACCTCAAGGAGCCCATCGACAACCACATGGGCAGGCTCGACATGCGCCGCATGTCGTATGTCCAGCGGATGGCCAAGCATCTCAGCGGCCAGCTGTGGGACAGCGCAGGCAACCCAGAGGTCGACCCCGACCGGTTCAGCGTCGTGGTCGGCACCGGCCTCGGTGGCGCCGAACGCGTCATCGAGAGCTACGACCTGATGAACGAGGGCGGCCCCCGCAAGGTGTCGCCGCTGGCCGTTCAGATGATCATGCCCAACGGTGCTGCGGCGGTCGTGGGCTTGCAACTCGGCGCCCGCGCCGGCGTGATAACCCCGGTGTCGGCCTGCTCGTCGGGCTCGGAGGCCATCGCGCATGCGTGGCGTCAGATCGTCATGGGTGACGCCGAGATCGCCGTCTGCGGCGGCGTCGAAGGACCTATCGAGGCGCTGCCCATTGCGGCGTTCTCGATGATGCGGGCCATGTCGACCCGCAACGAGGAGCCGGAGCGCGCGTCGCGGCCGTTCGACAAGGACCGCGACGGCTTCGTGTTCGGTGAGGCCGGAGCGCTCATGGTCATCGAGACCGAGGAGCACGCCAAGGCCCGCGGCGCCAAGCCGTTGGCCCGGTTGATGGGCGCCGGTATCACCTCCGACGCCTTCCACATGGTGGCCCCGGCGGCCGACGGCGTTCGCGCCGGTCGGGCGATGACCAGGGCACTGGAATTGGCGGGCTTGTCCCCCAAGGACGTCGACCACGTCAACGCCCACGGGACGGCAACGCCGATCGGTGACACCGCGGAGGCCAACGCCATCCGCGTCGCCGGTTGTGAGCGTGCCGCGGTGTACGCGCCGAAGTCAGCGCTGGGGCACTCCATCGGTGCTGTCGGCGCACTGGAATCAGTTCTCACGGTGTTGAGCCTTCGGGACGGCGTCATCCCACCGACCTTGAACTACGAGACTCCGGACCCCGAGATCGATCTGGATGTCGTTGCGGGCGAACCGCGTTACGGCGAATACCAGTACGCGATCAACAACTCGTTCGGGTTCGGCGGCCACAACGTGGCGCTCGCCTTCGGGCGTTATTAG
- the kasB gene encoding 3-oxoacyl-ACP synthase KasB: MTELVTGRAFPNVVVTGVAMTTALASDAESTWKMLLDHQSGIRTMDDPFLDEFGLPVRIGGHLVEDFDSSLTRVELRRMGYLQRMSTVLSRRVWENAGSPEVDTNRLLVSIGTGLGSNEEMVLSYDDMRVRGMKAVSPLGVQKFMPNGAAAAVGLELHAKAGVITPISACASGAEGIAQAWRNIVFGEADIAVCGGVEIKIEAVPIAAFAQMRMVMSTNNDDPAGACRPFDKDRTGFVFGEAGALMVIETEEHAKARGANILARVMGAGITSDAYHMVAPDPNGERAADAMTRAIQLAGLTPRDIDHVNAHATGTVVGDLAESRAINRALGGHKPAVYAPKAALGHSVGAVSAVESILTVLALRDQIVPPTLNLENQDPEIDLDVVAGKPRPGEYNYAVNNSFGFGGHNVALTFGRY, encoded by the coding sequence ATGACAGAGCTGGTTACCGGGAGAGCGTTCCCGAACGTGGTCGTCACCGGCGTTGCCATGACGACTGCGCTGGCATCCGACGCCGAATCCACGTGGAAGATGTTGCTCGACCACCAAAGTGGTATTCGCACCATGGACGACCCGTTCCTCGACGAGTTCGGCCTGCCGGTACGTATCGGGGGTCATCTGGTCGAGGATTTCGACAGCTCGCTGACGCGCGTCGAGCTGCGCCGGATGGGTTATCTGCAGCGGATGTCCACCGTGTTGAGCCGGCGGGTGTGGGAGAACGCCGGTTCCCCCGAGGTCGACACCAACCGACTGCTGGTCTCCATCGGCACCGGCCTGGGATCGAACGAGGAAATGGTTCTCAGCTACGACGACATGCGCGTTCGTGGCATGAAGGCGGTCTCTCCGCTCGGTGTGCAGAAGTTCATGCCCAACGGCGCCGCGGCGGCCGTCGGGCTGGAATTGCACGCCAAAGCGGGCGTGATCACTCCCATCTCGGCCTGCGCGTCCGGCGCTGAGGGCATCGCCCAGGCGTGGCGCAACATCGTGTTCGGTGAGGCCGACATCGCGGTCTGCGGCGGCGTGGAGATCAAGATCGAAGCGGTTCCGATCGCCGCGTTCGCCCAGATGCGCATGGTGATGTCGACCAACAACGACGACCCGGCCGGTGCCTGTCGCCCGTTCGACAAGGACCGCACCGGCTTCGTGTTCGGCGAGGCCGGCGCGCTGATGGTCATCGAGACCGAGGAGCACGCCAAGGCTCGCGGAGCCAACATCCTGGCCCGAGTGATGGGCGCGGGTATCACCTCCGACGCCTACCACATGGTCGCGCCGGACCCCAACGGGGAACGCGCCGCGGACGCGATGACCCGGGCGATCCAGCTGGCCGGGCTGACCCCGCGCGACATCGACCATGTCAATGCGCACGCCACCGGTACCGTGGTCGGTGACCTGGCGGAGAGCAGGGCCATCAACCGCGCCCTCGGCGGCCACAAGCCGGCGGTGTACGCACCCAAGGCGGCGCTGGGTCACTCGGTGGGAGCGGTCAGCGCGGTGGAGTCGATCCTGACCGTGCTCGCATTGCGCGACCAGATCGTTCCCCCGACACTGAACCTGGAAAACCAAGATCCAGAAATCGATTTGGATGTGGTGGCAGGTAAGCCGCGACCGGGCGAGTACAACTATGCGGTCAACAACTCGTTCGGTTTCGGCGGGCACAATGTGGCGCTGACGTTTGGGCGTTACTAA
- a CDS encoding acyl-CoA carboxylase subunit beta → MTIMAPAAVDESLDPRDPLLRLSNFLDDGSIELLHERDRSGVLAAAGTVNGVRTIAFCTDGTVMGGAMGVEGCAHIVNAYDTAIEEQSPIVGIWHSGGARLAEGVRALHAVGQVFEAMIRASGYIPQISVVVGFAAGGAAYGPALTDVIVMAPESRVFVTGPDVVRSVTGEDVDMASLGGPETHHKKSGVCHIVADDELDAYERGRRLVGLFCQQGHFDRNKAEAGDTDIKALLPESARRAYDVHPIVTAILDEDTPFDEFQAKWAPSMVVGLGRLSGRTVGVLANNPLRLGGCLNSESAEKAARFVRLCDAFGIPLVVVVDVPGYLPGVDQEWGGVVRRGAKLLHAFGEATVPRVTLVTRKIYGGAYIAMNSRSLNATKVFAWPDAEVAVMGAKAAVGILHKRKLAAAPEHEREALHNELAAEHERIAGGVDSAIEIGVVDEKIDPSHTRSKLTEALAQAPARRGRHKNIPL, encoded by the coding sequence ATGACAATCATGGCCCCGGCGGCGGTTGACGAGTCGCTCGACCCCCGCGACCCGTTGTTGCGTCTGAGCAATTTCCTCGACGACGGCAGCATCGAACTGCTGCACGAGCGTGACCGCTCTGGGGTGCTGGCCGCCGCAGGCACGGTCAACGGTGTCCGCACCATCGCCTTCTGCACCGACGGCACCGTCATGGGCGGCGCCATGGGTGTCGAGGGCTGCGCGCACATCGTCAACGCCTACGACACCGCCATCGAGGAGCAGAGCCCGATCGTGGGCATCTGGCACTCCGGCGGTGCCCGACTGGCCGAGGGGGTGCGCGCACTGCACGCCGTCGGTCAGGTCTTCGAGGCCATGATCCGTGCGTCCGGCTACATTCCGCAGATCTCGGTGGTCGTCGGCTTCGCCGCTGGCGGCGCCGCTTATGGCCCGGCGCTGACCGACGTCATCGTGATGGCGCCGGAAAGCCGGGTGTTTGTCACCGGGCCCGACGTGGTCCGCAGCGTCACCGGCGAGGACGTCGACATGGCCTCCCTCGGAGGACCGGAGACCCACCACAAGAAGTCCGGCGTGTGCCACATCGTCGCCGACGACGAACTCGACGCCTATGAGCGCGGCCGCCGGCTGGTCGGATTGTTCTGCCAGCAGGGGCATTTCGACCGCAACAAAGCCGAAGCCGGCGACACCGACATCAAGGCGCTGCTGCCCGAGTCGGCGCGGCGGGCCTACGACGTACACCCGATCGTGACCGCCATCCTCGACGAGGACACCCCATTCGACGAGTTCCAGGCCAAGTGGGCGCCGTCCATGGTGGTCGGCCTGGGCCGGTTGTCCGGACGCACGGTCGGCGTGCTGGCCAACAATCCGCTGCGCTTAGGTGGCTGCTTGAACTCCGAAAGTGCCGAGAAGGCAGCGCGTTTCGTGCGGTTGTGCGACGCGTTCGGCATCCCACTGGTGGTCGTCGTCGACGTTCCCGGGTATCTGCCCGGTGTCGACCAGGAGTGGGGCGGCGTGGTGCGCCGCGGCGCCAAGCTGCTGCACGCGTTCGGTGAGGCCACCGTTCCGCGGGTCACGCTGGTCACCCGCAAGATCTACGGCGGGGCCTACATTGCGATGAACTCGCGCTCGCTCAACGCGACCAAGGTGTTCGCCTGGCCGGACGCTGAAGTCGCGGTGATGGGCGCCAAGGCCGCCGTCGGCATCCTGCACAAGCGCAAGCTGGCCGCCGCGCCCGAGCACGAGCGCGAGGCGCTGCACAACGAATTGGCCGCCGAGCACGAGCGCATCGCCGGTGGGGTGGACAGCGCCATCGAGATCGGTGTGGTCGACGAGAAGATTGACCCGTCGCACACCCGCAGCAAGCTGACCGAGGCACTGGCTCAGGCTCCCGCCCGCCGCGGACGCCACAAGAACATCCCGCTGTAA
- a CDS encoding glycerol-3-phosphate dehydrogenase/oxidase encodes MSNPTALNAARRAADLAALADGAGVDVVVIGGGITGTGIALDAASRGLRVVLAEKHDLAFGTSRWSSKLVHGGLRYLATGNVGIARRSAIERGILMTRNAPHLVHAMPQLVPLLPSMNRVSRALVRTGFLAGDALRILAGTPSSTLPRSRRVSAQRVVELAPTVARAGLDGGFLAYDGQLIDDARLVTAVARTAAQHGARILTYVAASQATDTSVRLTDQRTGQSIEVSAKAVINAAGVWAGDIDSALKLRPSRGTHLVFDASAFGNPTAALTIPIPGELNRFVFAMPEQLGRVYLGLTDEDAPGPIPDVPEPSSDEVTFLLDTVNTALGTALQATDVIGAYAGLRPLIDTGAGRTADVSRDHAVFESPSGVISVVGGKLTEYRYMAEDVLNRAISLRGLHAADCRTRNLPLIGAPANPGPAAGPGSAPASMVARYGAEAANVVASATCERPTEPVAEGVDVTRAEFEYAVTHEGALDVDDILDRRTRIGLVPRDRERVVEVAQEFLARVG; translated from the coding sequence ATGTCGAATCCGACTGCTCTCAATGCTGCGCGCCGTGCCGCGGACCTTGCCGCCCTGGCCGATGGGGCGGGGGTGGATGTGGTTGTCATCGGTGGTGGCATCACCGGGACCGGCATCGCGTTGGATGCCGCGTCACGTGGGTTGCGGGTGGTGTTGGCGGAGAAGCACGATTTGGCGTTCGGCACCAGTCGGTGGAGTTCGAAGTTGGTGCACGGTGGACTGCGCTACCTTGCGACGGGCAACGTGGGCATTGCCCGGCGCAGCGCGATCGAACGCGGAATCTTGATGACGCGCAACGCCCCTCATCTGGTGCACGCCATGCCGCAACTGGTGCCGTTGTTGCCGTCGATGAATCGGGTCTCGCGTGCGCTGGTGCGCACCGGGTTCCTGGCCGGAGATGCGTTGCGCATACTCGCCGGTACACCATCGTCGACGCTGCCACGGTCGCGACGGGTGTCGGCGCAGCGCGTGGTGGAGCTGGCTCCCACCGTCGCGCGCGCCGGGTTGGACGGTGGATTCCTTGCCTACGATGGGCAATTGATCGATGACGCCCGACTGGTCACTGCCGTGGCGCGCACCGCCGCACAACACGGCGCCCGGATCCTGACCTATGTGGCGGCGTCGCAGGCCACTGACACCTCGGTGCGATTGACCGACCAGCGCACCGGCCAATCGATCGAGGTTTCGGCCAAAGCGGTCATCAACGCGGCGGGCGTCTGGGCCGGGGACATCGATTCCGCGTTGAAGTTGCGGCCAAGCCGCGGGACCCACCTCGTCTTCGATGCCAGTGCTTTCGGGAATCCCACTGCCGCGCTGACGATTCCGATACCGGGCGAGCTGAACCGCTTCGTGTTCGCCATGCCCGAGCAACTCGGCCGCGTATATCTGGGTCTGACCGACGAAGATGCGCCCGGCCCGATTCCCGATGTGCCAGAGCCGTCTTCGGACGAGGTCACCTTCCTGCTGGACACGGTGAACACCGCGTTGGGGACCGCGCTGCAGGCCACCGACGTGATCGGGGCATACGCCGGGTTGCGGCCTTTGATCGACACCGGCGCCGGCCGTACCGCTGATGTGTCACGCGACCACGCGGTGTTCGAGTCGCCGTCGGGGGTGATCAGCGTGGTGGGTGGCAAGCTGACCGAATACCGTTACATGGCAGAGGATGTGCTGAACCGGGCTATCAGTCTGCGCGGTCTGCATGCCGCGGATTGCCGGACGCGTAACTTGCCGCTGATCGGTGCGCCCGCCAATCCGGGTCCGGCGGCCGGGCCGGGGTCGGCGCCGGCTTCCATGGTGGCGCGTTACGGCGCTGAGGCGGCCAACGTGGTGGCCAGCGCAACGTGTGAGCGGCCCACCGAACCGGTCGCCGAAGGCGTCGACGTGACGCGTGCGGAGTTCGAATACGCCGTAACCCACGAGGGCGCGCTGGATGTGGACGACATACTCGATCGTCGCACCCGCATCGGTCTGGTGCCGCGCGACCGCGAGCGGGTGGTCGAGGTGGCGCAGGAGTTCCTGGCCCGAGTGGGCTAG
- a CDS encoding TetR/AcrR family transcriptional regulator: protein MLSISNAVTDTGDRILRAAASCVRDYGVDRVTLAEIARRAGVSRPTVYRRWPDTRSIMSALLTDHLLGVMREVPVDGDDREALVRQVVAVADRLRRDELIMSVMHSELARVYITERLGTSQQFLIAGLAARLQVAQESGGVRAGDPHQLATMVLLIAQSTIQSADIVKPVLDDHALATQLTYALNGYLT, encoded by the coding sequence ATGCTGTCAATCAGTAACGCTGTGACGGATACCGGGGATCGCATCCTTCGGGCGGCCGCCAGCTGCGTCCGCGACTACGGTGTCGACCGGGTGACGCTTGCCGAGATCGCCCGCCGGGCGGGGGTCAGCCGTCCGACGGTGTACCGTCGCTGGCCCGACACCCGCTCGATCATGTCGGCGCTGCTGACCGATCACCTGCTCGGCGTGATGCGCGAAGTGCCGGTGGACGGCGACGATCGGGAAGCGTTGGTCCGACAAGTCGTGGCGGTGGCCGACCGGTTGCGCCGCGACGAGCTCATCATGTCGGTGATGCACAGCGAATTGGCGCGGGTCTACATCACCGAGCGCCTCGGTACCAGCCAGCAATTCCTCATTGCAGGGCTGGCGGCGCGGCTTCAGGTGGCGCAGGAATCGGGCGGCGTGCGTGCCGGTGACCCGCATCAACTCGCGACCATGGTGCTGCTGATCGCGCAGTCGACGATTCAATCCGCCGACATCGTCAAGCCGGTTCTCGACGACCACGCGCTGGCCACCCAACTCACCTACGCACTGAACGGATACCTGACCTGA
- a CDS encoding FAD-binding oxidoreductase: MKWDAWGDPAAAKPLSEGIRTLLKQAVGIEDSGQTPLEAEDVRLRPTALKETDQIALAKIVGDDYFRTSDRDRLLHAGGKSTPDMLRRKDTGVQDAPDAVLLPGDEDTVAAILTYCSEHGIAIVPFGGGTNVVGGLDPVRDRFDAVISLDLRRFDQLLSLDEVSGEAELGAGVTGPQAERLLTEHGFSLGHFPQSFEYATIGGFAATRSSGQDSAGYGRFNDMILGLRMITPVGVLDLGRVAASAAGPDLRQLAIGSEGTFGVITQVRLRVHRVPETTRYEAWSFPDFPTGVEALRAVTQTGTGPTVVRLSDETETGVNLATTESIGENQITGGCLALTLFEGTKEHAESRHAETRALLESMGATSLGEAPAQAWERGRFAAPYLRDSLLAAGALCETLETATKWSNIATLKAAVTEALTSSLAESGTPALVMCHVSHVYPTGASLYFTVVAGQRGNPIEQWLTAKKAASDAIMANGGTITHHHAVGADHRPWMREEIGELGVQLLRAVKATLDPAGIMNPGKLIP, from the coding sequence ATGAAATGGGATGCGTGGGGAGATCCCGCCGCGGCCAAGCCGCTGTCCGAAGGCATTCGCACGTTGCTCAAACAGGCTGTGGGCATTGAAGACTCAGGCCAGACGCCACTGGAAGCCGAAGACGTACGGCTACGTCCGACCGCACTGAAAGAAACCGACCAGATTGCGCTGGCCAAGATCGTCGGCGACGACTATTTCCGCACCAGCGACCGCGACCGCCTGCTGCACGCCGGCGGCAAGTCGACCCCCGACATGCTGCGCCGTAAGGACACCGGCGTCCAGGACGCTCCCGACGCGGTACTGCTACCCGGTGACGAGGACACCGTCGCCGCCATCTTGACTTACTGCTCCGAGCACGGCATCGCCATCGTCCCGTTCGGCGGGGGCACCAATGTGGTCGGCGGCCTCGATCCGGTGCGCGACAGATTCGACGCTGTCATCTCTTTGGATCTGCGGCGTTTCGACCAACTGCTGTCCCTCGACGAAGTCTCCGGCGAAGCCGAATTGGGCGCCGGTGTCACCGGCCCGCAAGCCGAACGACTGCTCACCGAACACGGCTTCTCACTCGGACATTTTCCGCAGAGCTTCGAGTACGCCACCATCGGGGGCTTCGCAGCGACCAGGTCATCCGGCCAAGACTCCGCCGGCTACGGCCGCTTCAACGACATGATCCTCGGGTTGCGCATGATCACCCCGGTGGGCGTTCTGGATCTGGGCCGGGTCGCGGCGTCGGCCGCCGGCCCGGACCTGCGCCAGCTTGCGATCGGCTCGGAAGGCACCTTCGGCGTCATCACCCAGGTGCGGTTGCGCGTGCACCGGGTGCCAGAAACCACGCGGTATGAGGCGTGGTCGTTCCCCGACTTCCCAACGGGCGTCGAGGCGCTGCGCGCAGTCACCCAAACCGGCACCGGTCCCACCGTCGTCCGGCTATCCGACGAGACCGAAACCGGAGTCAACCTCGCCACCACCGAATCCATCGGCGAGAACCAGATCACCGGTGGCTGCCTGGCCCTGACGCTGTTCGAGGGCACCAAGGAGCACGCCGAGAGCCGGCACGCCGAAACCCGTGCGCTACTGGAGTCGATGGGCGCCACCTCCCTTGGTGAGGCTCCGGCCCAAGCCTGGGAGCGCGGCCGATTCGCCGCGCCGTACCTGCGCGACTCCCTGCTTGCCGCCGGCGCGCTGTGCGAGACCTTGGAGACTGCGACCAAGTGGTCCAACATCGCGACACTGAAAGCCGCTGTGACAGAAGCGCTTACCAGCTCGCTGGCCGAGTCCGGCACTCCCGCGTTGGTGATGTGCCACGTTTCGCACGTCTACCCCACCGGCGCCTCGCTGTACTTCACCGTCGTCGCCGGGCAGCGCGGCAATCCGATCGAGCAATGGTTGACGGCCAAAAAGGCCGCGTCCGATGCGATCATGGCAAACGGCGGCACCATCACCCACCATCACGCCGTCGGGGCCGACCACCGGCCGTGGATGCGCGAAGAGATCGGCGAACTCGGTGTGCAGTTGCTGCGCGCGGTCAAGGCGACACTGGACCCGGCCGGAATCATGAACCCCGGCAAGCTGATTCCGTGA
- a CDS encoding diacylglycerol kinase: protein MTRREISKVTALTNPLSGHGAAVHAAQRAIARLQQRGVEVIEIVGENADDARYLLSAAVEKGTDAVVVTGGDGVISNALQVLAGTDVPLGIIPAGTGNDHAREFGIPTKDSEAAADVVVDGWTETIDLGRIRDTNGVDKWFGTVAATGFDSLVTDRANRMTWPHGRLRYYVAMFAELSQLRLLPFRLVLDGTKEIETDLTLTAFGNTRSYGGGMQICPHADPSDGLLDITMVCSGSRTKLIRFFPTALKGTHVELPEVTTARAKTVHVECPGINVYADGDYAGALPAEISVEPAAMQILRPEK from the coding sequence GTGACTCGGCGCGAAATCAGCAAGGTCACCGCGCTGACCAATCCGCTGTCCGGACACGGCGCGGCTGTCCACGCCGCCCAGAGAGCAATCGCTCGCCTGCAGCAGCGCGGCGTGGAAGTCATCGAGATTGTCGGTGAGAACGCCGACGACGCCCGTTATCTTCTCTCCGCGGCAGTGGAAAAGGGCACCGATGCCGTTGTGGTCACCGGCGGCGACGGCGTCATCTCCAACGCGCTGCAGGTGTTGGCCGGCACCGACGTTCCGCTGGGCATCATTCCAGCGGGCACCGGCAACGACCATGCCCGCGAATTCGGCATTCCCACCAAGGATTCCGAAGCGGCCGCCGACGTCGTGGTGGACGGCTGGACGGAAACGATCGACTTGGGCCGCATTCGCGACACCAACGGTGTCGACAAGTGGTTCGGCACCGTGGCGGCCACCGGGTTCGACTCGCTGGTCACCGACCGGGCGAATCGGATGACTTGGCCACATGGCCGGCTGCGGTACTACGTTGCCATGTTCGCCGAGCTCTCGCAGTTGCGCCTGTTGCCATTTCGGCTTGTGCTCGACGGCACCAAAGAGATCGAGACCGACCTGACCTTGACCGCCTTTGGCAACACGCGCAGCTACGGCGGCGGGATGCAAATCTGCCCACATGCCGACCCTTCCGATGGCCTGCTCGACATCACCATGGTGTGTTCGGGATCCCGGACGAAGCTCATCCGCTTCTTTCCAACCGCCCTCAAGGGCACCCACGTTGAACTGCCCGAGGTCACCACCGCGCGCGCCAAGACCGTGCACGTCGAGTGCCCTGGCATCAATGTGTACGCCGACGGTGACTACGCAGGCGCGTTACCGGCCGAAATCTCCGTCGAGCCGGCCGCGATGCAGATCCTGCGCCCGGAAAAGTAA
- a CDS encoding DUF3145 domain-containing protein — translation MRASNQFADVTTGVVYIHASPAAVCPHVEWALSSTLQSKANLVWTPQPAMPGQLRAVTNWCGPVGTGSRLANALRSWSVLRFEVTEDPSPGVDGQRFSHTPQLGLWSGAMSANGDIMVGEMRLRTLMAQGADTLAAELDSVLGTAWDEALEAYRDGGDAGEVTWLSRGVG, via the coding sequence ATGCGTGCGTCGAACCAGTTCGCCGATGTGACGACCGGCGTGGTGTACATCCACGCCTCGCCCGCAGCGGTGTGCCCGCATGTCGAGTGGGCGTTGTCGTCGACCCTGCAGTCCAAGGCGAACTTGGTCTGGACGCCGCAGCCGGCCATGCCCGGTCAGTTGCGCGCCGTGACCAACTGGTGCGGGCCGGTGGGCACTGGCTCACGCCTGGCCAACGCCTTGCGCTCGTGGTCGGTGTTGCGCTTCGAAGTCACCGAGGATCCCAGCCCCGGCGTCGACGGGCAGCGGTTCAGTCACACCCCGCAGCTCGGTCTGTGGAGCGGGGCGATGAGCGCCAACGGCGACATCATGGTCGGGGAGATGCGGCTGCGGACGCTGATGGCCCAGGGTGCCGACACCCTTGCCGCCGAGTTGGACTCCGTCCTGGGCACCGCGTGGGATGAGGCGCTGGAGGCTTACCGGGACGGCGGCGACGCCGGTGAAGTCACGTGGCTCAGCCGCGGAGTGGGCTAG